From the Candidatus Paceibacterota bacterium genome, the window ACTAAAGGATCTCGATAACTAAAGAATGGCCGAATATTTATTGGCAGATTGGAGCAGTCGGCCCGACTCAACTTCCGGGCCGACTGACAAAACTCCACCGCACTCATCTCTTCCAGCTTTTTCAAATCCGAGGTGCGCGGGAGACAAAAATCAAGAAGATTTCGCCAGAGGATAAGGGCTTTTTCCACCAGCTTATTTTGGCTAAAAAGGCCTAAAATTCTGTCTAAAAACAGATAAAATGATATAATAAACTATTCTGATGGATAATCCGTTTAAAAACCTACTCAAAAAAACTGAAGAGAGTGTTCTTGGCATTGATATCGGCACTTCCGCCATTAAAGTGGTGCAATTGCGTAACAAAAAAGGCCGAGCCGTTCTCGAAACTTACGGAGAGCTTTCTCTCGGTCCTTACGCCGGACTTTCTATCGGCCAAGTAACCAACTTGCCGCCGGAGAAGCTCAGCGAAGCTATTACCGACGTTTTAAAAGAGGCCAACACTTCTACCACTAACGCCGGCATTTCCATTCCATTTCGATCAAGCCTTGTCACCTTGATGGAACTTCCTCCGGTCTCTTCCAAAAAACTGGATGAGATGATTCCTCTTGAGGCCAGAAAATATATTCCGGTGCCAATTTCCGAAGTGACCCTGGACTGGTGGGTGATTCCGAAAGAATCCAACATTGAGATTGATGATGAATCTAAACCGGAAGAAGAAAAACATAAAACCGATGTGCTAGTAGTTTCAATTCATAATGAAGTGTTGAATTCCTACAACAGCATCGTTAAGTCCGCCAACTTAAATGCCAGCTTCTTTGAAATTGAAATGTTCAGCGCCGCTCGCTCGCTTCTTGATCAGGAACCGACAGCAAGCATGATTTTTGACATGGGAGCTTCTTCCACCAAAGTTTATCTTGTCGACCATGGAGTGATCAAAAATTCTCACATCATTAATAAAGGCTCGCAGGACATCACCCAGAGTATTTCCAAAGGAATGAATTTGCCGGTGGCCCGGGCAGAGCATATAAAACGAAACTTGGGAGACAATACTTTAAAACCGGAGGATCAAAAGGGTATTACCGAAATGATCTCGCTTACCTTGGACTACATTTTTTCCGAGGCTAATAGTGTTCTTTTAAGTTTTCAAAAAAAATATCAGAAAACAGTCGGCAAAGTTATTTTGACTGGCGGTGGAGTGGCCATGCAGGGATTTTATGAGCTGGCCAAAGCAAACTTTCAAACTGAAGTTGTGGTGGGAGAGCCGTTCGCCAAAGTGGAAGCGCCGGCCTTTCTTGAAGAAGTTTTGAAGGCGACCGGATTGGAATTTGCGGTAGCAGTAGGGATTGCTTTGCGAAAATTGCAGGAAATAGAGTAGATTTCAAAACCACACAGCTCTGTCATTGGGGCCGAATTGGTTTAAAACCCCGCCTTTTTTCAGGCGCTTAGACTTTAAGACTGAAAGTTGATACAATTAATATGAATTTTAGCATCAACTTCGATGGTCGAAAGTAAATTTCAAACATCTTTCATACCAAAAAAACCGATTGATACCGGTCCGCGCAATAGTTCCCGCGGAGGACCGAGCCTCCTTCGGTTGATTGCCATTTTAATTTTGTTAATAAGCTTGGTGGCTTGGGGAGGCGTCTTTCTTTACAAGGTTTACCTGAACAATAAAATCCAGAATGACACCGAAAGCCTTCAGAACAGCCAGAAGGAATTCGACTTGAAAACCGTTACTACTCTTACCCGCCTGAGTGATCGCCTGACAAACGCTCAAAATCTTTTAAATAATCACATTGCCACTTCTAAGATCTTTGATGAATTGGAAGCCAATACTTTAAAGAATGTCCGCTTTACCGATTTTAATTTAAGCGCTTCAAATGCCAATGCCGGCGAACTGACACTCACTCTAAAGGGTCAGGCCACCGCTTATGCCGATGTAGCTAGTCAGTCGGATGTCTTCGATCAGAACCCCGACTTCAAAAATCCCATCTTTTCCAATCTGGATTTGGATGGCAGCGGTCGAGTAGTTTTCAGCGTTACCACCAATCTGGATCGAAAGAGCTTTCTTTATACAAATGGAGCAAATCTCGGTACTGAAAGCAGTGCGCCGGCCGCAGCGGCAAATACTAATAGTCCATTTAATCAATAATCATGCGCGGATTTATTTCAATCATTCTCATATTGGCAGCTGGCGCAGTCTTTTACTTTGGAGTTGACCCACTCTATCAGAGCGCCAAACTGCTCAAAGCTGAATCAACTCAATATAGTGAAGCCCTTAATAATTCTTCGGCTCTTCGACAGGTTCGTAACAATCTAGTAGCCAAATACAATGCTTTTGATAAGGCTTCAATTGATCGCCTGCAGAAACTGTTGCCGGACTCCGTCGATAACATCCGCCTGATTTTGGATATGAACGGCATTGCCGCTAAATATGGCATGAGTTTGAAGAATATTAAGATTTCCCAACTCCAAACCATTAATAGCACTCCGGGAACCGGGGCCAATCCAGTCGGCTCAATCCAGCTCTCATTTTCCGTCATTAGTCCTTACGAAAACCTCCAGCCATTTTTGAAAGATCTGGAAAGCAGTTTGAGATTAGTGGATGTAACCAATCTTTCTTTTACTCCGAACGATCAGACGGGCACCTACGCTTATAACGTTACCCTTCAAACGTACTGGTTAAAATAACATGCAAACTATCCGAAAATATAAAATGCCCCTCATCATCATCGGAGTTTTAATCCTAGCTTTTGTTATTTATAGTTTCTGGCACGGCGGCTCTTCCAACAATGGCGCCGTTCTAACCGCTTCCAGTCCGGCAGCCAACAATCCTCAAGTCGGGCAGGCTTTTGTTAATCAGCTCCTTACTCTGCAGGGTGTCCGGCTAAATAGCGAAATCTTTTCCAATCCAAGCTTCAACACTCTTCAGGATTTCAGTCAGCCCGTTCCGACCGAGCCGCAAGGCCGACCAAATCCATTCGCTCCAATCGGAGTGGATACGGAAAACGGCCCGACTATCAATCAGCCTAGCGGTCCTAATTATTCCAATCTTAATTTCTCTACTACGCCAGCCGCCACTTCTAGTCGCGGTCGTTAATCGATCTATTTAAATGAGTTTTTTAGACGTATTGGCCGATAAGAATATCATCTCTCCGGATGAGGTTTTGGCTATTAAGGAAGAGGCTCAAGGCCAGGACAAAAGTATTGATGAGGTTCTGCAGGAAAAAGGTGTAACGCCGGAGCAGATCCTGCAAGCTAAGAGCGAATACATGCAGATTCCGGTTCGAAACTTGGGCGGACAGGAAATTCCATTTGAAATTCTAAAATATATTCCGGAAGAATCGGCTCTTCATTACAAAATCATTCCACTGGCGGTCAAAGATGGGGTGTTGGAGGTCGGCTTGGTAGAGCCGGACAACATTGAAGCTCGCGATGCCCTAAATTTCATTTCCTCCAAAAATAATCTGCCGTTCAAAATCTTCGTAGTCAGCGAGGAAGATTTTGAACGCGTTCTTAATTCCTACAAAGGACTTTCCGGAGAAGTGACGAAAGCCTTAACCGAGTTGGAAGGGGAGCTTTCGGCCGAAGAAATTGAAATTGAGAAAATAGAGAAGCGAGAAAAAGGGGGCACCAAACAAGCCAACATTATTGAAGACGCGCCGGTAACGAAAATCGTAGCCACCATTTTACGCTACGCTCTGGATGGAGAAGCTTCGGACGTTCACATTGAAGCCATGCGCGAGAAAGTCAGAGTGCGCTTTCGAGTGGATGGCGTCTTAAATACATCACTCCTTTTGCCGATGAACGTTCACTCGGCCGTGGTAGCTCGTATTAAAATTCTCTCCGATATGAAATTGGATGAAAAGCGTAAACCGCAGGACGGTCGTTTTAGCGCTCGCATTGAGGGTAGAAAGATTGATTTCCGTGTCTCTACTTTTCCAGCATATTATGGCGAGAAGATCGTGATGAGAATTTTGGATCAGGAAAAAGGAGTGAAAAAACTCGGAAGTGAGGATATGGGTCTAACGCCGAAAAATCTGGAACTGATTCGCCAAGCCATCACTCGACCTTATGGTTTGATTTTAATTACCGGTCCAACTGGTTCCGGTAAAAGTACTACTCTTTATTCCATGTTGAATGAAATCGATAAGGAAGAATCAAATGTTCTTTCGCTTGAAGATCCGGTGGAATACAACATTGAGGGTGTCAGCCAGTCTCAAGTACGACCGGAAATCGGCTACACTTTTGCCAATGGTTTGCGTACAACCTTGCGACAGGACCCTGATGTCATCATGGTGGGAGAGATTCGCGACAAGGAAACGGCTGCACTGGCAATTCAAGCAGCCCTAACCGGTCACTTAGTGCTCTCTACTCTTCACACCAACACCGCTGTCGGCGCCATTCCGCGTTTGATTGACATGGGAGTAGATCCGTACCTGATTGCTCCAACTCTTATCTTGACCATGGCTCAACGATTGGTGGCCAAGATTTGTCCGGGAGGGGGCAAGGAAATCCCCGTTGAAGGCAGTATTAAAGTGATGATAGATCGACAGTTTGAAGATCTGCCGGAGAAATATAAAAAGGATGTCCCAATGAGTAAAACTGTCCTAGAAGCCGTGCCCACCGAGGACTGTCCGCGCGGCACCCGCGGGCGAGTAGCCGTTTTTGAAGCCTTTAAAATGGACAAGGAGCTGGAAGACGCCATTCTGAAAGATCCCACCGAATTAAATCTGACCAAACTTCTGCGGGAGAAAGGCATGCTAACGATGAAAGAAGATGCCATGATCAAGGCTTTTAACAAGACCATTCCTTTTGAGGAAGTGAATACACTTTAATTGTGATAGAATTATTTTATGCCAGATAAAAGAAAAATTCTGATTGTAGATGACGACAATTTCCTCCTGAACATGTACGCCATGAAGTTTCAGAAGGAGAATTTTGAAGTCTTTACCGCTAATGATGGATCAAGCGCTCTTCAAAAAGTAGAAGAGGGTCTTGCTCCCGATGCCGTTCTTCTCGATATCATCATGCCAACCATGGACGGTTTGAAATTTCTGGAAACAGTTCGAGCCAAAAAATTAATTCCGCAAGCTATTGTGGTTATTTTAACCAATCAGACTGAATCAGCCGATATTGATAGAGCCAAAGAACTTGGCATTGATGGATACATTGTCAAAGCCACTACCATTCCTTCGGAAGTTCTAAATGAAGTAATGAAAATTTTAAAAGTGCGTAAAGGATAATTTTAGGTCATGGATTA encodes:
- the pilM gene encoding type IV pilus assembly protein PilM; its protein translation is MDNPFKNLLKKTEESVLGIDIGTSAIKVVQLRNKKGRAVLETYGELSLGPYAGLSIGQVTNLPPEKLSEAITDVLKEANTSTTNAGISIPFRSSLVTLMELPPVSSKKLDEMIPLEARKYIPVPISEVTLDWWVIPKESNIEIDDESKPEEEKHKTDVLVVSIHNEVLNSYNSIVKSANLNASFFEIEMFSAARSLLDQEPTASMIFDMGASSTKVYLVDHGVIKNSHIINKGSQDITQSISKGMNLPVARAEHIKRNLGDNTLKPEDQKGITEMISLTLDYIFSEANSVLLSFQKKYQKTVGKVILTGGGVAMQGFYELAKANFQTEVVVGEPFAKVEAPAFLEEVLKATGLEFAVAVGIALRKLQEIE
- the pilO gene encoding type 4a pilus biogenesis protein PilO translates to MRGFISIILILAAGAVFYFGVDPLYQSAKLLKAESTQYSEALNNSSALRQVRNNLVAKYNAFDKASIDRLQKLLPDSVDNIRLILDMNGIAAKYGMSLKNIKISQLQTINSTPGTGANPVGSIQLSFSVISPYENLQPFLKDLESSLRLVDVTNLSFTPNDQTGTYAYNVTLQTYWLK
- a CDS encoding GspE/PulE family protein: MSFLDVLADKNIISPDEVLAIKEEAQGQDKSIDEVLQEKGVTPEQILQAKSEYMQIPVRNLGGQEIPFEILKYIPEESALHYKIIPLAVKDGVLEVGLVEPDNIEARDALNFISSKNNLPFKIFVVSEEDFERVLNSYKGLSGEVTKALTELEGELSAEEIEIEKIEKREKGGTKQANIIEDAPVTKIVATILRYALDGEASDVHIEAMREKVRVRFRVDGVLNTSLLLPMNVHSAVVARIKILSDMKLDEKRKPQDGRFSARIEGRKIDFRVSTFPAYYGEKIVMRILDQEKGVKKLGSEDMGLTPKNLELIRQAITRPYGLILITGPTGSGKSTTLYSMLNEIDKEESNVLSLEDPVEYNIEGVSQSQVRPEIGYTFANGLRTTLRQDPDVIMVGEIRDKETAALAIQAALTGHLVLSTLHTNTAVGAIPRLIDMGVDPYLIAPTLILTMAQRLVAKICPGGGKEIPVEGSIKVMIDRQFEDLPEKYKKDVPMSKTVLEAVPTEDCPRGTRGRVAVFEAFKMDKELEDAILKDPTELNLTKLLREKGMLTMKEDAMIKAFNKTIPFEEVNTL
- a CDS encoding response regulator; amino-acid sequence: MPDKRKILIVDDDNFLLNMYAMKFQKENFEVFTANDGSSALQKVEEGLAPDAVLLDIIMPTMDGLKFLETVRAKKLIPQAIVVILTNQTESADIDRAKELGIDGYIVKATTIPSEVLNEVMKILKVRKG
- a CDS encoding PilN domain-containing protein — protein: MVESKFQTSFIPKKPIDTGPRNSSRGGPSLLRLIAILILLISLVAWGGVFLYKVYLNNKIQNDTESLQNSQKEFDLKTVTTLTRLSDRLTNAQNLLNNHIATSKIFDELEANTLKNVRFTDFNLSASNANAGELTLTLKGQATAYADVASQSDVFDQNPDFKNPIFSNLDLDGSGRVVFSVTTNLDRKSFLYTNGANLGTESSAPAAAANTNSPFNQ